A region from the uncultured Draconibacterium sp. genome encodes:
- the gcvP gene encoding aminomethyl-transferring glycine dehydrogenase has product MSQDRFVSRHIGPRSSEIAEMLESVGVASMDELLEQTVPSNIRLKQPLKLNEGLSERKYFRRILDLASKNKVFNTYIGMGYYDTITPAVILRNVLENPVWYTSYTPYQAEISQGRLEALLNFQTMVCGLTGMDIANASLLDEATAAAEAMVMMANLRSRKMVKAGVNTVLVDDKMWPQTHDVLKTRALPLGFELKILPKDEFVFDDNVFGLLVQYPNSDGEVVDYAALVEQAHEKDIKVAVAADLLSLAILTPPGEWGADIVFGSSQRFGVPMGYGGPHAAFFTAKEAYKRNMPGRIIGITKDLHGNRALRMALQTREQHIKREKATSNICTAQALLAIMAGFFGVYHGPEGLVAIAERIHNIAAFLAIEIEKLGYTQINKNYFDTIRLALPKHVMREDIEWLSHELEMNFRYFENGDVGISIDETTNPQDIGWIIEVFAKAANKKWQVAEEYPEGFSVNPEFKRTSEFMTEEVFNKYRSETEMLRYIKRLAKKDISLTQSMISLGSCTMKLNAATEMLPMSWIEFNGLHPFIPKNQARGYHEMMEELRRDLSEITGMEDVSLQPNSGAAGEYAGLMVIQEFHKSRGDDQRNVVLIPASAHGTNPASAVMAGMQVVVVKCDDKGNVDMEDLRAKAVEHKENLSSFMVTYPSTHGVFEASIIEMCEVIHENGGQVYMDGANMNAQVGLTNPRMIGADVCHLNLHKTFAIPHGGGGPGVGPIGVASHLVEFLPSHPIMNNGHVGITAVSAAPWGSASVLPITYGYIKMMGAEGLTDATKIAILNANYIATALKENYGILYTGENDRVAHELILECRHLKASAGITEEDIAKRLMDYGFHAPTLSFPVHGTLMIEPTESESKDELDRFISALNSIFDEVKEVESGEADQLDNVLKNAPHTAESVCSDDWNHAYGREKAAYPLSWVRENKYWVPVGRVDNAWGDRNLICTCGSPEEYEAFTEK; this is encoded by the coding sequence ATGTCTCAGGATAGATTTGTTTCTCGTCATATCGGACCACGAAGTTCTGAAATTGCAGAAATGCTTGAATCAGTAGGTGTTGCATCTATGGATGAACTGCTTGAACAAACGGTGCCTTCAAACATCAGGTTAAAACAACCCTTGAAGCTAAACGAAGGCTTATCGGAACGAAAATATTTTCGCCGGATTCTCGACCTGGCCTCCAAAAACAAGGTATTTAATACTTACATCGGAATGGGGTATTACGACACCATTACTCCGGCTGTAATTTTGCGTAATGTTTTGGAGAATCCCGTGTGGTACACTTCATACACACCCTACCAGGCCGAAATCTCGCAGGGACGCCTGGAAGCTTTGTTGAATTTTCAGACCATGGTATGCGGTTTAACAGGTATGGATATTGCCAACGCTTCCTTACTTGATGAGGCTACAGCAGCGGCAGAAGCAATGGTAATGATGGCCAACCTGCGCTCGCGAAAAATGGTAAAAGCAGGGGTGAACACCGTTTTGGTTGACGACAAAATGTGGCCACAAACACATGATGTGTTAAAGACACGTGCTTTGCCGCTCGGGTTCGAACTTAAAATTCTGCCGAAAGATGAATTTGTTTTCGACGACAACGTTTTTGGCCTACTGGTTCAATACCCAAATTCCGATGGCGAAGTTGTAGATTATGCAGCCCTGGTGGAGCAGGCACACGAAAAAGATATAAAAGTGGCGGTAGCTGCAGATTTGCTTTCACTGGCCATTCTAACACCTCCCGGAGAATGGGGTGCTGATATTGTTTTTGGCAGTTCACAGCGTTTTGGTGTGCCAATGGGTTATGGTGGCCCGCACGCCGCATTTTTTACCGCTAAAGAAGCCTACAAACGTAATATGCCCGGACGTATAATTGGTATTACCAAAGACTTACACGGCAATCGTGCTTTACGTATGGCACTTCAAACACGCGAGCAACACATTAAACGCGAAAAAGCAACATCAAATATTTGTACTGCCCAGGCCTTGCTTGCTATTATGGCGGGCTTTTTTGGCGTGTATCACGGGCCGGAAGGTTTAGTAGCCATTGCTGAACGAATTCATAACATTGCTGCCTTTCTTGCAATTGAGATTGAAAAGCTGGGGTACACTCAAATTAATAAAAATTACTTCGATACCATTCGTTTAGCCTTGCCAAAGCATGTTATGCGCGAGGATATTGAATGGTTGTCGCACGAATTGGAAATGAATTTCCGGTATTTCGAAAACGGCGATGTTGGCATTAGTATTGACGAAACAACCAACCCCCAGGATATCGGCTGGATTATTGAAGTGTTTGCCAAAGCTGCCAACAAAAAATGGCAGGTGGCTGAAGAATATCCCGAAGGTTTTTCTGTAAATCCTGAATTTAAGCGGACAAGCGAATTTATGACCGAGGAGGTATTCAATAAATACCGCTCTGAAACAGAAATGTTACGCTACATTAAACGCCTGGCCAAAAAAGATATTTCGCTTACTCAGTCGATGATTTCGTTGGGGTCGTGCACCATGAAATTGAATGCTGCAACAGAAATGTTGCCGATGAGTTGGATTGAATTTAATGGTCTGCATCCTTTTATTCCCAAAAACCAGGCTCGCGGTTACCATGAAATGATGGAAGAGTTACGACGCGATTTGTCCGAAATAACCGGTATGGAAGATGTGAGTTTGCAACCCAATAGTGGTGCTGCAGGCGAATATGCAGGCTTAATGGTTATTCAGGAATTCCACAAAAGCCGGGGCGACGATCAGCGAAATGTGGTATTAATTCCTGCATCGGCACACGGAACAAACCCGGCAAGTGCGGTAATGGCGGGCATGCAGGTAGTGGTTGTTAAATGCGATGATAAGGGTAATGTGGATATGGAGGACTTGCGTGCCAAGGCTGTTGAGCATAAAGAAAACCTGTCGTCGTTTATGGTTACTTATCCATCAACACACGGTGTTTTTGAAGCTTCAATTATTGAAATGTGCGAGGTAATTCATGAAAACGGCGGACAGGTATACATGGACGGTGCAAATATGAATGCACAGGTTGGGCTTACCAATCCACGCATGATTGGAGCCGATGTGTGTCACTTAAACCTGCATAAAACATTTGCGATACCACACGGAGGGGGTGGTCCGGGCGTAGGGCCAATTGGCGTTGCCAGTCACCTGGTTGAGTTTTTGCCTTCGCACCCGATTATGAATAATGGACACGTGGGAATCACTGCAGTGTCGGCTGCTCCGTGGGGAAGCGCATCGGTATTGCCAATTACCTATGGTTACATAAAAATGATGGGGGCAGAGGGATTAACCGATGCAACCAAAATTGCCATTCTGAATGCTAACTATATTGCCACTGCTTTAAAAGAAAACTATGGTATTTTATATACCGGCGAAAACGACAGGGTGGCACACGAGCTGATTTTAGAATGCAGGCACCTGAAAGCTTCGGCTGGTATTACTGAAGAAGATATAGCTAAACGATTGATGGATTATGGCTTCCATGCGCCAACACTTTCGTTTCCTGTGCACGGAACCTTAATGATTGAACCAACTGAAAGTGAATCGAAAGATGAACTGGATCGATTTATCAGTGCTTTAAATTCAATATTTGATGAGGTTAAGGAAGTGGAATCAGGCGAGGCAGATCAGCTTGACAATGTATTAAAAAATGCACCTCACACAGCCGAAAGCGTTTGCTCCGACGATTGGAATCATGCCTATGGTAGAGAAAAAGCAGCTTATCCATTAAGCTGGGTGCGCGAAAATAAATACTGGGTGCCGGTTGGCAGGGTTGATAATGCCTGGGGAGACCGAAACCTTATTTGTACCTGTGGGTCGCCTGAAGAGTATGAAGCTTTTACTGAAAAATAG
- the ispE gene encoding 4-(cytidine 5'-diphospho)-2-C-methyl-D-erythritol kinase, whose protein sequence is MISFPNAKINIGLNVVEKRADGYHNIETLFYPVGLCDVLELAEATEPAFSSSGIEIDAAPENNLVFKAYKLLKTAYNLPPIKFHLHKLIPFGAGLGGGSADAAFALKMLNEFFQLQLTAEELRQFASKIGADCPFFIENQPTFAYGIGNRFKPIELDLSDYKIVIVKPNVSVSTPQAYKNIVPQKAQFNLLNIATLPVDDWKDVIKNDFERSVLPQFPEIAELKEKLYQLGAVYAAMSGSGSAVFGLFRHLPTDLANSLPKGIFIYR, encoded by the coding sequence ATGATTTCATTTCCCAATGCTAAAATAAATATTGGTTTAAATGTGGTTGAAAAACGTGCTGATGGCTACCACAATATTGAAACCCTGTTTTATCCGGTTGGCTTGTGCGATGTATTGGAACTGGCCGAAGCAACAGAACCTGCATTTTCATCATCGGGGATTGAAATTGATGCGGCACCCGAAAATAACTTGGTGTTTAAGGCCTACAAACTCTTAAAAACGGCCTATAACTTACCTCCAATTAAATTTCATTTACATAAGCTTATTCCTTTTGGTGCCGGTTTGGGAGGCGGGTCGGCTGATGCTGCTTTTGCCCTAAAAATGCTAAACGAGTTTTTTCAGCTTCAACTTACTGCTGAAGAACTCAGGCAGTTTGCTTCTAAAATTGGTGCCGATTGCCCTTTCTTTATCGAAAATCAACCGACATTTGCCTATGGCATTGGCAACCGGTTTAAACCAATAGAACTGGATCTTTCAGACTATAAAATTGTAATTGTTAAACCCAATGTTTCGGTTAGCACCCCACAAGCTTACAAAAATATTGTTCCCCAAAAAGCTCAGTTTAATCTGTTAAATATTGCTACTTTACCGGTTGACGACTGGAAAGATGTAATAAAAAACGATTTCGAAAGAAGTGTTTTGCCACAATTTCCGGAAATAGCAGAATTAAAGGAAAAACTCTATCAACTGGGGGCAGTGTACGCAGCTATGTCGGGAAGTGGTTCTGCTGTTTTTGGCTTATTTCGCCATTTGCCGACTGATTTAGCCAATAGCCTACCTAAAGGTATTTTTATTTACCGATAA
- a CDS encoding PorP/SprF family type IX secretion system membrane protein, producing MSDVKNIILTIVLASFWLSTFSQDVTFSQFYANPVYLNPAFSGTSGVPRVAMQYRNQWHGFSNAYNSYSFAVDIPVKKLRGGVGFNLLNDVQASGALSVLSINAAYSVGVQLNEKLWMHGGLQVGYVRNSLNLNDLIFADNLDPNFGNHGTSGEVNYLSSPNNSYLDYGIGSLVFSKRIFMGVAVHHLTEPTQSFSDDDNYGEPVKRKFSAHMGARLPVYLHGHQRKKMDISPQLILQSQGAFQQVNYGIYAARKGIALGTWFRQNFGMRYDAVIFVIGFVRNRIQLTYSYDLTVSGLSGASGGTSEVSCTFLLKQHKKIRNLPFFDRYDEEFGEM from the coding sequence TTGTCTGACGTAAAAAACATAATACTTACCATTGTCTTAGCCAGTTTTTGGTTAAGCACATTCTCGCAAGATGTTACATTTTCTCAGTTCTATGCTAACCCTGTGTATCTGAATCCTGCATTTTCCGGAACAAGCGGTGTGCCGCGAGTGGCAATGCAGTACCGAAATCAATGGCATGGCTTTAGTAATGCTTACAATTCATACAGTTTTGCGGTTGATATTCCGGTAAAAAAACTTCGTGGCGGAGTAGGTTTTAATCTTTTAAACGATGTTCAGGCGAGTGGTGCCTTAAGTGTTCTTTCCATAAATGCAGCCTATTCGGTTGGTGTTCAGTTGAATGAGAAATTGTGGATGCACGGAGGTTTGCAGGTGGGGTATGTAAGAAATTCATTAAATTTAAACGACCTGATATTTGCCGACAATCTGGATCCTAATTTTGGCAATCATGGCACCTCGGGAGAGGTGAATTATTTAAGCTCACCCAATAACTCATATCTGGATTATGGGATTGGTTCATTAGTTTTCAGTAAACGAATTTTTATGGGTGTTGCGGTTCATCACCTAACAGAGCCAACCCAGTCTTTTTCTGATGATGATAATTATGGAGAACCAGTAAAGCGGAAGTTTTCTGCTCATATGGGAGCTAGATTACCGGTATATCTGCACGGACATCAACGAAAAAAAATGGACATTTCACCTCAATTGATTCTGCAAAGCCAGGGAGCCTTTCAGCAGGTGAATTACGGAATTTATGCTGCCCGAAAGGGCATTGCTTTAGGAACCTGGTTTAGACAAAATTTTGGAATGCGTTACGATGCTGTAATTTTCGTGATTGGCTTTGTTCGTAACCGAATTCAGCTCACATATAGTTACGATTTAACAGTGTCGGGTTTGTCAGGCGCAAGTGGCGGAACAAGTGAGGTTTCTTGTACCTTCTTGCTAAAACAGCATAAAAAAATCCGAAATTTACCTTTCTTCGACCGCTATGATGAGGAGTTTGGCGAAATGTGA
- a CDS encoding PKD domain-containing protein produces MAKKLTLLTAFWCFTFLAFAQYANPCKKSTEGTDFWFGFMESRNYNTNHYIEITVTARESTTFTITIGKDLTPFEGTFNVAANSSRQVRIPWEMVEAIGSENIEEKGIHLVSEKPVNLYALNYDQNSADVAVIYPVESLGKEYFAMCYDVDIHTNNSGGYGNGRNSQFLVVATEDSTAVLIIPSKETDQLVAAGDSILIELNKGEVFQVQSENDYNLPNQGDLTQSFIQSDKPIALYSGSLATAVPTGDCCWDHLYEQIPPIQSWGREYYAVPLRTRESDRYRIMAAKDNTTVHISGESSFTLNKSEFKEIILYHDEPSRIYSEQPILVAQFSQSRDVDFTYTGGNGDPFMIVLSSTSQSKNDVTFVTYKSDNISGYYVNIISLTSEVDNIRFDDTPIPADFTPFPNSEYSYAQKAISGGTYRIHNINQDRGFLAYVYGYGGVESYGYGVGFNLDLVLDLGESINFNGDTLLLCDGETRVLDAGPYFDTYAWDSGDTTQTLEVTTSGKYKVRTTTIDGCELEDSIYVFVSSPEIELGVEHDEGCFPYSIDLNGKDGFEKYLWQNQNDDTLSTNQLYTARETDEYRLTVFDKYNCPARDTMNLVVFPVPKVEISGKEHLCGAKQTELTLSITDAPEEVWKYDGSFSWKCNNTDLSFTNAQQTSTSVEVLNWGVYTIWYELTTTDGCLTGDTITIAFHPTPTSAFEFVENPDDKCKGYSREVKYTGNATSNANYFWDYGGASLIDSLSWDNFIVSIGAYNTNPYISLFVEENGCWSDTTASLLGANPDFTLDTEKANGCDSLTVVFKGELKVEDALQFEWNFGDGSPASNQQEVEHFYNSTGFFDVSLLITNTLSGCQIGFKIDSMIKVFPTPEAVIEADELSCHSDSAKLVYINNIDSSICHWSFDGAHQSGTGNDSITVAIDLPIARAQLLVEEFGCISEPAEVLLKRKPHFDFFVDNEEGCQPLATEIYAEPKDEMLEFYWLTDSFPYPQGNSTVYFFPDSGRMDVSLIANSTETGCTDTLTKTNWLWIHPKPKAAFEVDFPVALLEHADISFFNQSELANYFNWDFGDMSLSSEENPIHTYTELGEYNAQLIAESLYGCTDTAELLIKILPFSVFTPNAFRPDSEIAENRTFMPLGVGADESRFNLQIFDRWGQLIFESDSPDHPWDGTNKNGDPAPMGNYIWMSNYFDIQGFEHNQKGQVLLVR; encoded by the coding sequence ATGGCTAAAAAACTTACACTATTAACTGCCTTTTGGTGCTTTACTTTTCTGGCTTTTGCACAATACGCCAACCCGTGTAAAAAATCAACCGAAGGTACCGATTTCTGGTTTGGCTTTATGGAAAGCCGCAACTACAACACTAATCATTACATTGAAATTACTGTTACAGCGCGGGAAAGTACTACATTTACCATTACTATCGGCAAAGACTTAACTCCTTTTGAAGGAACCTTTAATGTTGCTGCTAACAGTTCGCGACAGGTACGTATTCCTTGGGAAATGGTTGAAGCAATTGGATCAGAAAATATTGAAGAAAAAGGAATTCACCTGGTTTCGGAAAAACCGGTAAATTTATATGCCCTTAATTATGATCAAAACTCGGCTGATGTTGCGGTAATTTACCCCGTAGAATCACTGGGCAAAGAATACTTTGCCATGTGTTACGATGTTGATATACATACCAATAATTCGGGCGGTTATGGAAATGGCAGAAATAGTCAGTTTTTAGTTGTGGCCACTGAAGATTCCACAGCCGTGCTTATTATTCCGAGCAAAGAAACAGATCAGTTAGTAGCAGCCGGCGACTCAATACTGATTGAGCTTAATAAAGGAGAGGTATTTCAGGTGCAATCGGAAAATGATTACAACCTCCCCAATCAGGGCGACTTAACCCAAAGCTTTATTCAAAGCGATAAGCCCATTGCTCTTTACTCAGGCTCATTAGCCACTGCCGTACCTACCGGCGATTGTTGCTGGGACCATCTTTACGAACAGATACCGCCAATTCAGTCGTGGGGACGCGAATACTATGCTGTTCCCTTACGCACACGCGAGTCGGATCGATATCGAATTATGGCGGCAAAAGATAATACCACCGTTCATATCTCAGGAGAAAGTTCTTTCACGTTAAATAAAAGTGAGTTCAAAGAAATAATTCTTTACCACGATGAACCCTCTCGAATTTATTCTGAACAGCCAATTTTAGTTGCTCAATTCAGTCAATCGCGTGATGTCGATTTTACCTATACCGGTGGTAATGGAGATCCATTTATGATTGTGTTGAGTTCAACATCTCAATCGAAAAACGACGTTACCTTTGTTACTTATAAATCCGATAATATCTCAGGTTATTATGTAAACATCATCTCGCTTACTTCAGAGGTCGATAATATTCGTTTTGATGATACACCAATTCCTGCAGATTTTACCCCTTTCCCCAACAGCGAATATTCTTATGCCCAAAAAGCAATTTCGGGAGGAACCTATCGCATTCATAACATTAATCAGGATCGAGGTTTTCTGGCTTACGTTTATGGTTACGGAGGCGTTGAATCGTATGGCTACGGTGTTGGTTTTAATTTAGACCTCGTGCTCGACCTTGGAGAAAGTATAAACTTCAATGGCGATACGCTTTTATTATGCGATGGAGAAACCCGGGTGTTGGACGCCGGACCTTATTTTGATACTTATGCTTGGGATAGTGGCGACACTACTCAAACACTTGAAGTAACCACCAGTGGCAAGTACAAAGTTCGAACCACTACAATTGATGGTTGCGAACTGGAAGATTCGATTTATGTTTTTGTGAGCTCTCCGGAAATTGAGCTTGGCGTTGAACACGATGAAGGATGTTTTCCTTACAGCATCGATTTGAATGGGAAAGATGGATTTGAAAAATACCTTTGGCAAAACCAAAACGATGATACGCTTTCCACGAATCAGCTTTACACAGCAAGAGAAACAGACGAATACCGGCTTACCGTATTCGATAAATACAATTGCCCGGCCCGCGACACCATGAACCTGGTTGTTTTTCCGGTTCCAAAAGTTGAAATTAGTGGGAAAGAACACCTGTGTGGAGCAAAACAAACAGAACTTACTCTTTCTATTACCGATGCTCCGGAGGAGGTCTGGAAATACGACGGCAGTTTTAGCTGGAAATGCAACAACACTGACTTATCTTTTACCAACGCGCAACAAACCAGTACATCTGTTGAAGTGCTAAACTGGGGTGTCTACACCATTTGGTATGAGTTAACGACCACAGATGGCTGCCTGACAGGCGATACTATTACTATTGCCTTTCACCCTACACCTACGTCTGCATTTGAGTTTGTTGAAAATCCCGACGATAAATGCAAAGGCTACTCGCGTGAAGTGAAATATACAGGAAATGCCACCAGCAATGCCAACTACTTTTGGGATTATGGCGGCGCAAGCCTGATCGATTCATTAAGTTGGGATAACTTTATTGTTTCAATTGGCGCCTACAATACCAATCCGTACATTTCGTTGTTTGTTGAAGAAAATGGCTGTTGGAGCGACACCACAGCTTCGCTATTGGGGGCAAACCCCGATTTTACCTTAGATACAGAAAAAGCCAACGGATGCGACTCGTTGACCGTAGTTTTTAAAGGAGAATTGAAAGTAGAAGATGCCCTGCAGTTTGAGTGGAATTTTGGCGATGGCTCTCCTGCAAGCAACCAGCAGGAAGTGGAGCACTTTTATAACTCTACAGGATTTTTCGACGTCAGTTTACTAATTACAAACACCTTGTCAGGATGCCAGATTGGATTTAAAATCGACAGTATGATTAAAGTTTTTCCAACCCCGGAAGCAGTAATTGAAGCAGACGAGTTATCTTGTCATTCTGATTCGGCCAAACTGGTATACATCAATAATATTGATTCGTCAATTTGCCATTGGAGTTTTGATGGGGCACACCAGTCAGGAACTGGAAACGACTCCATAACCGTGGCAATAGATCTGCCTATCGCCAGGGCTCAATTGCTTGTTGAAGAGTTCGGATGTATAAGCGAACCGGCAGAAGTGCTGTTAAAAAGAAAGCCACATTTTGATTTTTTTGTTGACAATGAAGAAGGATGCCAGCCCTTGGCTACCGAAATTTATGCCGAGCCAAAAGATGAGATGCTTGAATTTTATTGGCTTACCGATTCATTCCCATATCCACAAGGCAACAGTACTGTCTATTTCTTCCCCGATTCGGGACGAATGGATGTAAGCCTAATTGCGAATTCTACAGAAACGGGCTGCACCGATACATTAACAAAAACCAACTGGTTATGGATTCATCCCAAACCCAAAGCCGCGTTCGAGGTTGATTTTCCCGTTGCCTTGTTAGAGCACGCTGATATTTCTTTTTTTAACCAATCGGAGCTGGCCAATTATTTTAACTGGGATTTTGGAGACATGTCACTTTCGAGTGAAGAAAACCCGATACACACCTACACCGAACTGGGCGAATACAATGCTCAATTGATTGCTGAATCGTTATACGGCTGTACAGACACGGCTGAATTGCTTATAAAAATACTTCCATTTTCGGTTTTCACACCCAACGCTTTCAGGCCCGACAGCGAAATTGCGGAAAACAGAACATTTATGCCACTTGGTGTGGGAGCAGATGAATCGCGCTTTAACCTGCAAATTTTCGACAGATGGGGGCAGTTAATTTTTGAATCGGACTCACCCGATCATCCGTGGGACGGAACCAATAAAAACGGAGACCCGGCACCGATGGGCAACTACATATGGATGTCGAATTATTTTGATATTCAAGGCTTTGAGCATAACCAAAAAGGGCAGGTTCTTTTGGTAAGGTAA
- a CDS encoding biotin/lipoyl-containing protein: MAEEKEFKNLVVQGAVYKTTFTKKFENRVNYVSPNPNEIYSFIPGTIIDLFVKTKQKVKEGETLLLLEAMKMENQVRMPFDGEIVKIHIKKGDVIPKRHLMLEIRPL, from the coding sequence ATGGCAGAAGAAAAAGAATTCAAAAATTTAGTTGTTCAGGGAGCTGTATACAAAACTACTTTCACCAAGAAGTTTGAAAACAGGGTAAATTACGTTTCACCCAACCCAAATGAGATTTATTCATTTATCCCGGGAACAATTATTGATCTTTTTGTAAAAACAAAACAAAAGGTAAAAGAAGGCGAAACATTATTATTGCTTGAAGCCATGAAAATGGAGAACCAGGTAAGAATGCCTTTCGATGGAGAAATCGTAAAAATACATATCAAAAAGGGAGATGTTATTCCAAAACGTCACCTGATGTTGGAAATACGACCGTTATAG
- a CDS encoding acyl-CoA carboxylase subunit beta: MSLRSNVLDLRKRKKEVQKGGGDKAIEKQVKMGKLTARERILALLDKNSFHEYDLFVEHAAKDFGMEGKTLHGDGVIIGTGTIYNKPVCIFAQDFTVAGGSLGLMHARKITKIMDHALKMRVPLIGINDSGGARIQEGVNSLAGYGEIFFRNTLASGVIPQISVILGPCAGGAVYSPALTDFVFVVENISKMFITGPSVVKSVLGEEVSMEELGGARVHAEITGNAHFYAQTELDCFEQIKTLISYIPRNNSRKALAHKPKAPLKGTKVEDIVPADPRIPYDMREVIKSITDGSEFLEVMEDFAPNIIIGFGRMNGETVGFVANQPMVLAGVLDIDSSDKAARFIRYCDSFNIPIVTMEDLPGYLPGVDQEHAGVIRHGAKILYAYSEATVPKITVIVRKAYGGGYIAMNSRHLRADFVFAWPTAEIAVMGPEGAANIVFRKEIAEAENPEEMRQQKIEEYKQKFANPYVAAAQGYIDEVIEPSETRSRILHALQVSENKSASMPAKKHGIPPF, translated from the coding sequence ATGTCACTAAGAAGTAACGTACTCGATCTTCGTAAAAGAAAGAAAGAAGTACAAAAAGGTGGTGGAGATAAAGCCATTGAGAAGCAGGTTAAAATGGGTAAACTCACAGCCCGTGAACGTATCCTTGCCCTGTTGGATAAAAACTCTTTTCACGAATACGACTTATTTGTAGAACATGCCGCCAAAGATTTTGGCATGGAAGGAAAAACCTTGCATGGTGATGGTGTAATCATCGGAACCGGTACAATCTACAACAAACCCGTTTGTATTTTTGCCCAGGACTTTACCGTTGCCGGTGGTTCGTTAGGCTTAATGCATGCCCGCAAAATCACCAAAATTATGGACCACGCACTAAAAATGCGCGTTCCGTTAATCGGAATCAACGATTCGGGAGGTGCCCGTATTCAGGAAGGTGTTAACTCATTGGCCGGTTACGGAGAGATTTTCTTCCGCAACACATTGGCTTCTGGTGTAATTCCTCAAATTTCTGTAATTCTTGGCCCTTGTGCCGGAGGTGCAGTATACTCGCCGGCACTAACCGATTTTGTTTTTGTGGTGGAAAATATCTCAAAAATGTTTATTACCGGACCATCGGTGGTTAAATCTGTTTTGGGTGAAGAAGTTTCGATGGAAGAACTGGGTGGTGCACGCGTGCATGCCGAAATAACAGGTAACGCACATTTTTATGCCCAAACCGAGTTAGATTGTTTCGAACAGATAAAAACACTTATCAGTTACATCCCTCGCAACAACTCCAGAAAAGCATTGGCGCACAAGCCAAAAGCACCATTAAAAGGTACTAAAGTTGAAGATATCGTTCCAGCTGATCCAAGAATTCCGTACGACATGCGTGAAGTGATAAAAAGTATCACCGACGGCTCTGAATTTTTGGAAGTAATGGAAGATTTTGCACCAAACATTATTATTGGCTTTGGTAGAATGAATGGCGAAACAGTTGGTTTTGTAGCCAACCAGCCAATGGTACTGGCAGGTGTACTTGATATTGACAGTTCGGATAAAGCTGCCCGTTTTATTCGTTACTGCGATTCATTTAATATTCCAATTGTAACAATGGAAGACCTTCCGGGTTATCTGCCTGGAGTTGACCAGGAACATGCCGGTGTTATTCGCCATGGTGCAAAAATACTTTATGCATACAGTGAAGCAACGGTGCCAAAAATTACGGTTATTGTTCGCAAAGCCTATGGTGGTGGATACATTGCCATGAACTCGCGCCATTTACGTGCCGACTTTGTTTTTGCCTGGCCAACAGCCGAAATTGCTGTAATGGGACCTGAAGGTGCTGCCAATATTGTTTTCCGTAAGGAAATTGCAGAAGCCGAAAATCCGGAAGAAATGCGTCAGCAAAAAATTGAAGAGTATAAGCAAAAATTTGCCAATCCATACGTTGCAGCTGCTCAAGGTTATATCGATGAGGTAATTGAACCAAGTGAAACACGTTCGCGCATTTTGCATGCATTGCAGGTTTCTGAAAACAAGAGTGCTTCAATGCCAGCTAAAAAACATGGAATTCCTCCGTTTTAA